DNA sequence from the Methanolobus sp. ZRKC5 genome:
CTTTCCTGCAAATCTACGGCTACGACCTGACCACTTTTCCCAAGCATCTGAGCCATATCAATAGTAAAAAATCCCGGACCACATCCTACTTCCAGAACATCCATCCCTTCTTTAATATACGGACCAAGTATTTTCCGTGGGTTTTGCAACCATCTGCGAATTCTGTTGTTGAGAATGATGGATATTGCTACGGGGCATACGTGGGTGGTATTGGAGGTCATTGGGTATCTCTTCTTTCGATCATGAATACTATTAGTAGAAATGTTGTACTCTGAGATTAAATAGTCCATGTTTTTTGTTGCAGGTGACCATAAAAGTGGTATTAGAATGTGGTCACCCCACAATAAGTCTCGCAGTTTCTCTTAATAAGTGAGCAGGCATTGCATATTTGAGACGCCATACAAAATTAATAGGTTTTTCACCTTCATGGCTCACATACTCCGATGGTCCTAAGAAATAATAAGGTTGAGCCAAAGAATTGACACTTTTATGTATCCTTACAAAAAGAAGAATTGTATGGTCTTTATCTTTGTGATTGATATATCTCTGTCCAGTTTTAGAATCAATCCTAGTTGATGCCTGACTTTGCCAATGGAAGAGATTTTCGTTAATTGCATAGTCATTATACATCGTAGTTGGAGAATAGTCCTTTTCATTCTTGTTTAACGTAATGAAAAATAAATCTGTCTTTTTGTCTTTGATATATAATACTCCAGTCTGTATAGTATGATTATTTTGTAAATCAAAATACCCAAGTCCAGCGAGCAGTTCTGCTTGTGTGTATCTAGAATGCAAACTTAGAGATGAAACGTATGGTAATATTATTTCAGGAGAAATCGTTTTTACGATGCTCTTTTTGTATTCTAACAGCATGATTATTTCATTATAGATTACAGGATTAGCTAGTAACTTAAAAAAAGCATCTTTTAATGAAGCAAACTTTTCCTTATTCCAGATAGTTAGAATAAACGTAACTATTCAGCCTGACTGTTTTAATGATGCAAAAAACAATATACTATGGCTTCATTCTATGTGTTAAAAAATATTCAGTAAAATATCATAAAAAACGTCTATCAATCTGAGGGGATTTGTATAGACCGCGAAGAAATACTTGCAGTTTATGAAGCTGGTCCAGAAGCAGTAGTAGAACTTGTAACTCGATTACTTGGGATAATTGAACATCAATCTCTCCAAATTGCACAACTTGAAGAGCGTGTCAGGCATTTGGAAGAAATGCTTGAAAAGCAGTGTATTGACAGGATATCCTTTAGGAAATTCCTGGGATTTCCTGAATATGTACCAGACAGTACAACTGTCTGGTCATTCAGGAAGAGAATTATCGACAATGGTAAAGAAAAAGCGGTGTGGGATGAAATGCAGAATCAGCTTGATGCTCTTGGTTTGAAGATTAAAAAAGGAATGATCCAGGATGCAACTTTTATTCACTCAGATCCAGGACATGCAAAAGCAGATGTACTCAGAGGAAAAGATGCGAAAACAAGAAGAAGCAAAGATGGAACCTGGACTAAGAAAAATGGTAAATCTCACTTTGGATACAAACTTCATACAATTATTGATAAGGATTATGAACTAATCAGAAGATTTGAGACAACAACTGCATCACTTCACGATTCACAGGTTGATCTGTCTGAAAAGGGTGAAGTGGTGTATAGAGATAAAGGATATTTTGGAGCAATAGCAAAAGGTTTTGCAGCAACAATGCAACGAGCTGTAAGAGGACATCCTTTAGGAATAATGGATATCCTCAGAAATGAAAGAATAAGTGTGAAAAGAGTCCCTTGCGAAAGAGTGTATGCAGTGACAAAAGAAATATTTAAAACCAGAAAGGTTCTTGTTACAACTGTAGAAAGAGTGAATGCAAAAATGTTGATGACAGCTTTTTGTTTTAATCTGCATCAATTGAGGACACTAAAAACCAAAGGAATAATCTAGGATAGCGGAAGCTATACTAAAAATAAGGATTAATGAAGAGAAATAAACAAAATGATAAAAAATGAGAGGATATAATTGAGTTTGAATACTTTAATGATCTAAAATGAGGGAATATCGAAATCCTCTTAAGAATATATAATAAATTGCTTTTTAAAGATAATATTTCATAAAATCCCACAACCCCAATCCTAATATACACTCCCCAACAATCTTCTACCACAAGGAGAATCTCATCATGAAAGTATCAATTATAGGTTCAGGCTATGTCGGATCGGTCTCAGCCGCATGCTTTGCAGAACTTGGTCACGAAGTAATCTGTATTGACATTGACGAGGAGAAGGTAAAACAGATCAATGCAGGTATTGCACCTATCTGGGAGGAGGGGCTGGATGAGCTGATGGAAAAGCATACGCAGAAGAATCTCATTGCCACATCAGATTATGATTATGCTGTGCAGAATACCGATGCTTCATTTATCTGCGTTGGGACACCGTCGGGAGAAGACGGGAGCATTGACCTCTCAATTGTGAAAGCTGCAAGTGCCAGCCTTGGACGGGCGATTGCGAAGAAAGATCACTATCATGTTGTTGTTGTCAAGAGCACTGTAGTGCCTGAGACAACTGAGAAGGTCGTGCTGACTACAGTTGAAGAGCACTCCGGCAAAAAGGCAGGTAAAGATTTCGGAGTTGCAATGAATCCGGAGTTTTTGAGAGAAGGCAAGGCTGTCTATGATTTCATGCACCCGGACAAGATCGTGGTTGGTGCGATAGATGAGAGGTCATTCTTTGTAGTGTCCGAACTCTACCGCAAGCTGGACTGCGAGGTCACGCACACCAATACCAGGACAGCCGAGATGATCAAATACGTCAACAACTCATTTTTGGCAACCAAGATATCTTTTGCAAACGAGATTGGCAACATCTGCAAGCAGCTTGGAATCGACACCTATGAGGTCATGGATGCCGTGGGCACTGATTTCAGAATAGAGCGCAACTTCCTCAACTGTGGTGCCGGTTTTGGCGGTTCATGTTTCCCAAAGGATGTCAAGGCTCTCATAGGCAAATCAAAGAACATAGGGTATGAACCACAGCTACTGAGATCTGTGGTCGGTGTGAATGACAAGCAGCCCCTGAAGATGGTGGAACTACTCCAAAAAAAGCTCGAGAATCTCAAGAACAAGAGAATCGCTGTGCTTGGTCTGGCCTTCAAGAACGACACCGATGACATCAGAGAATCCCGCTCAATTCCGGTAATAGCTGAACTGCTGCGACTTGAGGCTGATATTGCTGCATATGACCCAATAGCAGAGGAAAGCATGAAGAAGCTCTTCCCTGAGATCACATATTGCAAGAACTCATCCGATGCCCTGCAAGAGGCCGATGGATGCCTTATAGTGACAGAATGGGACGAGTTCAGGAAACTGGACAGTGAATTCAACGTCATGGCAAACAGGGTAGTCATAGACGGCAGGCATCTGATAAAACCAAAAGATATCAGCGTTGATATCGATTATGAAGGACTTTGCTGGTAAGCGAGCCAGTAACAGAGAACAGTATTATTATCAAAGGAGGAAGCCATGGCAGATGCATTTACCATTGCAACCGGGGAAAGGAGAAAGATAAAAAGCAGCCTTTTCGGAACCTCCTTAGATATAATGTACGGTGGGATGTCCGATGATAATTCATTTTCTATCGGGCTTCTTTTATCAAAAGGTTACCAGGGACATGGGCTGAATCTGTTCTATCCTAAAAAGTCCACGTATATCAGGCTGGACAAACAAAAATACTATGTCCTTAATGTCACTCCTGAGAATATAACACTTCAATTATCTGAGTGAAAATCGAAGGATTTTAATACCTTCGATAAAAATGACAGGTCTGTTGGTGGACAGACCTTGAAAAACGATCAGCAGATAAAAGAAGACATCAACGGCAGGTTACACTCAATTGACCAGACCGTTCGAAGCGTGGAAAAACGATTGCGTGCAGTGGAACGCAAGCTCTCCCTGGATATCCCTCCAGAGGTGCATCACCTATATTCTCGGAAGGAACTATGAATAACCTGAACCCTCCCTCTGATATTGAACTGCCATCGGTAAACCCAGTGCCTACCACATACGTTCCGAATATCACCGGATCAAATGCCATCAGCAATCTTCCTGCATGTTATGCCACATATTTTATAGCAAAGTTCAACCTGGCTGTGCTGTCCGGGGAATCAAGAGCCTTGCAGATATATTTCGTGGTTTCCCCATCAATTGCAATCACATCACCGTCAACAAGCCCTGCATCTTCTGAGAACTTAAAGAACAGTTCACTCTGGTATATAGGAGTGAAATTGTCAATAGAGTTACAAATGACCGGTTTTACAAAATACACTTTCCCATTTCCAGTACTTTTTAGAGCGTAGCGGTTATTGTAAGCATGATACCAGAACTGGATTCCCTGACCAATAGTACGGGTTTCATATGCAAATGGCCTTATCATAGGCATGAACTCAAAGTAATCATGATCGTTGGAGTCTGTCCATGAGACACCTACATTTCGCTGTGTGAAACAATAGAAATTGGTCAATCCATCGCTGTATTCTTTTGTACCCATATGTTCTACTACTGTAATAAACGAAGATTGCCTGTCATCCACAGAAACTGGCTCCGGTTTTGCCATCAGTGCAAACCCGGATGAATCTACCCATAGATAGTAGGTCAGAATCATGGAATTCAGATATGCCTGAGGGGATGAATCATCTCCCTGAAAACCAATAAATGTCTGGCTATTGGTTGTCCCATAAGTATGGTTCACACTAT
Encoded proteins:
- a CDS encoding DUF3427 domain-containing protein — translated: MVTFILTIWNKEKFASLKDAFFKLLANPVIYNEIIMLLEYKKSIVKTISPEIILPYVSSLSLHSRYTQAELLAGLGYFDLQNNHTIQTGVLYIKDKKTDLFFITLNKNEKDYSPTTMYNDYAINENLFHWQSQASTRIDSKTGQRYINHKDKDHTILLFVRIHKSVNSLAQPYYFLGPSEYVSHEGEKPINFVWRLKYAMPAHLLRETARLIVG
- a CDS encoding UDP-glucose/GDP-mannose dehydrogenase family protein, encoding MKVSIIGSGYVGSVSAACFAELGHEVICIDIDEEKVKQINAGIAPIWEEGLDELMEKHTQKNLIATSDYDYAVQNTDASFICVGTPSGEDGSIDLSIVKAASASLGRAIAKKDHYHVVVVKSTVVPETTEKVVLTTVEEHSGKKAGKDFGVAMNPEFLREGKAVYDFMHPDKIVVGAIDERSFFVVSELYRKLDCEVTHTNTRTAEMIKYVNNSFLATKISFANEIGNICKQLGIDTYEVMDAVGTDFRIERNFLNCGAGFGGSCFPKDVKALIGKSKNIGYEPQLLRSVVGVNDKQPLKMVELLQKKLENLKNKRIAVLGLAFKNDTDDIRESRSIPVIAELLRLEADIAAYDPIAEESMKKLFPEITYCKNSSDALQEADGCLIVTEWDEFRKLDSEFNVMANRVVIDGRHLIKPKDISVDIDYEGLCW